A single window of Methanoregula sp. DNA harbors:
- a CDS encoding HAMP domain-containing protein, which produces MIHMQIPIFYKLMVSMLFVAMLPVLLLGIVSMGETTTLISTLGLQTVIFIITCVTLTIIMMWSFFLATHITKPIIQLSEIATSISKGELKTSEIQFMSNDEIGELVTAFNKMINTYKILDTLAREET; this is translated from the coding sequence ATGATACATATGCAAATCCCGATATTCTACAAACTCATGGTAAGTATGCTCTTTGTCGCGATGCTACCGGTACTCCTTCTCGGCATAGTGTCCATGGGAGAGACCACGACCCTTATCAGCACGCTCGGGCTCCAGACCGTCATCTTCATCATCACTTGCGTGACACTCACGATCATCATGATGTGGAGTTTCTTCCTTGCGACCCACATCACAAAACCCATTATCCAGCTTTCCGAGATTGCGACCAGCATCAGCAAGGGAGAACTCAAAACATCGGAAATCCAGTTCATGAGTAATGACGAGATTGGCGAACTGGTAACTGCATTCAACAAGATGATTAACACGTACAAGATTCTTGATACCCTCGCACGGGAAGAAACATAA
- a CDS encoding roadblock/LC7 domain-containing protein: MDKDILNKFLIINGVTAALVIGKKGDIITSVKSGLSSPDAIAAAMSFVMAESHMAACRIGKGELLTVVIEFTDYLLIAGSLTDDTFLTIVAKTNANIGQISLEMKKYRNQIIAGL; encoded by the coding sequence ATGGACAAGGATATTCTCAACAAATTTCTCATCATAAACGGCGTCACAGCAGCCCTTGTAATCGGTAAGAAAGGGGATATCATCACCAGTGTGAAATCCGGCCTGTCATCGCCAGATGCCATCGCAGCCGCGATGTCCTTTGTGATGGCCGAATCCCACATGGCGGCATGCCGGATCGGCAAAGGAGAACTCTTAACGGTAGTCATCGAATTCACTGACTATCTCCTTATTGCAGGCTCGCTCACTGACGATACCTTTCTTACCATTGTTGCAAAGACAAATGCCAATATCGGCCAGATCAGTCTCGAGATGAAAAAATACAGGAACCAGATCATTGCAGGATTATGA
- a CDS encoding roadblock/LC7 domain-containing protein, whose amino-acid sequence MIDQMPAGKLIGTMEAPLPWIFSHTARFVGIVRIKIQDGEGFILIDRGKARSCYFQHGHRVLLGHAAKDYFSTQPLIRFSMYMLTPKEFSSALSIAGIAGSPDGMKEPDKEPAPPTVPVIRPQTQTEILPPVAMPPPEPQTAFIPVEQQPVTPSVSREKPPDFSGHKAAFPAKDSPHSEGKDDGDGGVQAVPPVPPDSGPGDLVEKKFTFEQHPVRPKTAKYPVEEFLPETDMRMIAQIMLGRIKTLQGVIAVLIFNKDMKLVSIGDVNLESLVAAAEDMLMTVGQLDSIMEWGSFVQMTLQIPGGNVIIAPFFDEYLCILTSPDINLGQVRRILREIKAQQVQ is encoded by the coding sequence ATGATTGACCAGATGCCTGCAGGCAAACTCATTGGAACTATGGAAGCGCCGCTTCCCTGGATATTTTCCCATACAGCGAGGTTTGTCGGCATTGTCCGGATAAAGATACAAGATGGAGAAGGGTTCATACTGATTGACAGAGGGAAGGCCCGGAGCTGTTATTTCCAGCACGGCCACCGCGTACTTTTGGGGCATGCTGCCAAGGACTATTTCAGCACCCAGCCTCTCATCCGTTTCAGCATGTACATGCTCACCCCCAAAGAATTCTCCTCAGCCCTGAGCATCGCCGGCATTGCAGGATCACCCGATGGAATGAAAGAGCCTGATAAAGAACCTGCACCGCCGACAGTCCCTGTCATAAGGCCTCAGACTCAAACAGAGATATTACCCCCGGTGGCCATGCCACCTCCGGAACCTCAGACTGCCTTTATTCCTGTTGAACAACAACCGGTCACCCCATCCGTGTCACGGGAAAAACCTCCGGACTTTTCTGGACATAAAGCCGCTTTTCCTGCAAAGGATAGCCCTCATTCCGAGGGAAAGGATGATGGGGATGGAGGTGTCCAGGCAGTCCCGCCAGTCCCGCCGGATTCCGGCCCCGGAGATCTGGTTGAAAAAAAATTCACCTTTGAACAACACCCGGTCAGACCGAAAACGGCAAAATACCCTGTTGAGGAATTCCTGCCGGAAACAGATATGAGGATGATCGCACAGATCATGCTTGGGAGAATCAAGACCCTGCAGGGTGTGATTGCCGTCCTCATATTCAACAAAGATATGAAACTTGTCTCAATTGGAGATGTAAACCTCGAATCTCTCGTAGCTGCTGCAGAAGACATGCTGATGACGGTCGGTCAGCTTGACTCCATCATGGAATGGGGGTCTTTTGTCCAGATGACACTCCAAATCCCGGGCGGGAACGTGATCATCGCCCCGTTCTTTGATGAATACCTCTGCATCCTGACAAGCCCTGATATCAACCTTGGGCAGGTACGGAGGATCCTCCGCGAGATCAAAGCGCAACAGGTGCAGTGA
- a CDS encoding pantoate kinase, which translates to MKRSVTAFCPGHISGYFKRVMGQDAATTGSCGAGIVISEGVHARVEPSEHTTILVCRKDQSGERTVISRTSPPVAYAMEQLSLSARVTTECSLPIGAGFGLSAAAILAALTALDNLYDLGMGEDLIARAAHESEIEHRTGLGDVAACRGGGFVVRPTAGIAAPVHRYLNLPGAVYALSFGPIHTPDVLGSKEQMDRVATAFPKDVPLTISDFFSLSKNFAEQSGLITHEVSRVLAGCRKAGVPASMTMLGNGVFAYSAKAKNVLAGFGAIYEMHIAQEGPRVIGGTP; encoded by the coding sequence ATGAAACGCTCTGTTACTGCATTCTGTCCCGGGCATATCTCGGGATATTTTAAACGGGTTATGGGACAGGATGCTGCAACTACCGGGAGTTGCGGCGCAGGGATTGTCATCAGCGAAGGTGTGCATGCACGGGTCGAACCTTCGGAACATACCACCATCCTTGTCTGCAGAAAAGACCAATCGGGCGAACGTACGGTGATCTCACGCACGTCACCACCTGTTGCCTACGCGATGGAACAGCTTTCCCTCAGTGCAAGGGTAACAACGGAATGCAGCCTTCCAATCGGTGCCGGGTTCGGGCTCTCGGCTGCTGCAATCCTTGCAGCACTCACCGCACTGGACAACCTGTATGATCTCGGCATGGGGGAGGATTTGATTGCCCGTGCCGCACATGAATCCGAGATTGAACACCGGACAGGTCTTGGGGATGTGGCCGCATGCCGGGGAGGCGGCTTTGTGGTGCGCCCCACCGCAGGGATCGCCGCGCCTGTCCACCGGTACCTTAATCTCCCCGGAGCCGTGTATGCCCTGAGCTTCGGACCGATCCACACACCCGATGTGCTGGGTTCAAAAGAGCAGATGGACCGGGTCGCAACTGCGTTTCCAAAAGACGTGCCTCTTACAATAAGTGATTTTTTTTCCCTTTCAAAAAATTTTGCAGAACAGAGCGGCCTTATAACTCATGAGGTGTCCAGAGTCCTTGCCGGTTGCAGGAAAGCCGGGGTTCCGGCAAGCATGACTATGCTCGGAAACGGCGTTTTTGCCTATAGTGCAAAGGCAAAAAATGTGCTTGCCGGGTTCGGTGCAATATATGAAATGCATATTGCACAGGAAGGGCCGAGGGTCATTGGAGGTACACCATGA
- a CDS encoding 4-phosphopantoate--beta-alanine ligase, which translates to MIPMDHPRYKSLATRRRLARHAKKGIVTLEGLTAHGRGEAFDYLIGERTTGSALIAEETAAAFLLAARKPVISVNGNTAALAAREIVDLQRSSGALVEVNLFHRTKKRVSSIEHLLRDAGVDVFSGEAEQLLPLSHDRAWCRREGIFSADVVLVPLEDGDRCEALVRMGKTVIAIDLNPLSRTARTATLTIVDELTRALPNITRACTILSITERDQLLASFDNNYLLQDAIGEMTSRLSHALD; encoded by the coding sequence ATGATCCCCATGGATCATCCCCGGTATAAATCCCTTGCAACCCGCAGGCGGCTTGCACGGCATGCAAAAAAAGGGATTGTAACTCTCGAGGGACTCACCGCTCATGGAAGAGGAGAGGCGTTCGATTACCTTATCGGTGAGCGGACTACCGGCAGCGCACTTATTGCCGAAGAGACCGCGGCTGCATTCCTGCTCGCGGCACGCAAACCGGTCATCTCGGTAAATGGTAATACCGCAGCACTTGCTGCACGGGAGATCGTAGACCTCCAGAGATCCAGCGGGGCGCTTGTTGAGGTAAACCTGTTCCACAGGACAAAAAAGCGGGTGAGTTCAATCGAACACCTTTTAAGGGATGCAGGGGTTGATGTATTTTCCGGCGAGGCCGAACAACTGCTCCCGCTCTCTCATGACCGTGCATGGTGCAGGCGGGAAGGCATATTCTCTGCTGATGTCGTGCTCGTGCCCCTTGAAGATGGCGACCGGTGCGAGGCGCTTGTCAGGATGGGCAAGACCGTGATTGCGATCGATCTCAACCCCCTTTCCCGTACCGCACGCACGGCAACCCTGACTATTGTTGATGAACTGACCCGGGCACTCCCCAACATCACCCGGGCATGCACTATTTTATCCATAACAGAACGGGACCAGCTCCTTGCTTCATTCGATAACAATTATCTTTTACAAGACGCAATAGGTGAAATGACATCGAGGCTATCCCATGCTCTGGACTGA
- a CDS encoding AAA family ATPase, which produces MLWTDTYRPRNFNEILGQEQVIVHLNSFAKTGSVPHMMLAGRHGTGKTSAVECFARALYGENWQMNTSLFQTSDLFLQGKSYLEQDERYSHLFQKQESLLTNFKYIVKSYAALRPLDADFKLMIFEDAHSLTQDAQAALRRIMERTSGTCRFLFTTTKPSAIIPAISSRCLPLFFAPIDSPTIQSHLAAIRRIESTGPRMRSCDDDCLELIVQASEGNLRRAVMLLQVAMQSGKKGSLVLMTQSETGTVTSSAITAVRRGDLRTGARELESLMIDSGLSGAEVLAEVRALIHREYNHPHMAIALADTDARLGHCNNEFVQIGSLLTDIRDVFA; this is translated from the coding sequence ATGCTCTGGACTGATACATACCGGCCCCGTAATTTTAATGAAATCCTGGGGCAGGAGCAGGTAATCGTTCACCTCAATTCGTTTGCAAAAACGGGTTCCGTACCTCATATGATGCTGGCGGGTCGTCATGGCACGGGGAAGACGTCTGCGGTCGAATGCTTTGCGCGGGCTCTCTACGGGGAAAACTGGCAGATGAATACTTCATTATTCCAGACCTCGGACCTATTTTTACAGGGAAAAAGTTACCTTGAACAGGACGAACGGTATTCCCACCTTTTCCAGAAGCAGGAAAGCCTGCTTACCAACTTCAAGTATATCGTGAAGTCCTATGCGGCTCTTCGCCCTCTTGATGCAGATTTTAAACTCATGATCTTTGAAGATGCACATTCCCTTACGCAAGATGCACAGGCAGCATTGCGAAGGATTATGGAACGGACAAGCGGGACCTGCCGGTTTTTATTTACAACAACAAAACCGAGTGCAATTATTCCTGCAATCTCTTCACGCTGCCTCCCGCTCTTTTTTGCTCCCATTGACAGCCCGACAATACAGTCTCACCTTGCTGCAATCCGCAGGATAGAGTCCACAGGTCCCCGCATGCGTTCCTGCGATGACGATTGCCTCGAACTGATCGTTCAGGCATCCGAGGGGAATCTCCGCCGTGCGGTGATGCTTCTCCAGGTTGCGATGCAATCCGGAAAGAAAGGGAGCCTTGTGCTCATGACACAGTCGGAAACCGGAACGGTTACCAGTTCCGCGATTACCGCAGTGAGGAGGGGGGATCTCAGGACCGGAGCCCGGGAACTCGAATCCCTCATGATCGATTCCGGGCTGTCCGGTGCTGAGGTGCTTGCCGAAGTCCGCGCCCTTATCCACCGTGAATACAACCATCCGCATATGGCAATCGCGCTCGCTGATACCGATGCCCGGCTCGGGCATTGCAATAATGAGTTTGTCCAAATCGGTTCCCTTCTTACGGACATCCGGGACGTGTTCGCATGA
- a CDS encoding methyltransferase domain-containing protein — protein sequence MNGVQQEKIQRHYDDVADRYDHHYDRSRGRCYHTHLSRHIMEVLPQTGLLLDIGCGTGLFVEKYMMESGTAVGIDISRGMILQARRRCKESEFVVGTGETIPFADDTFDAVASLLAFSYMRNPQGMLDEVFRVLKPGGTVAICTLGKKLLTYGVPAIYQIGERMRVSHVVVRDFGEHYYDEADMLGMFSTAGFAGIQAKWCSFAHIDLIDPLFTLARKVEPFVERRLPQLAYNICVHGSKPE from the coding sequence ATGAACGGTGTCCAGCAGGAAAAAATCCAGCGGCATTACGATGATGTAGCCGACCGGTACGACCACCACTATGACCGTTCCCGGGGAAGGTGTTACCACACGCACCTGAGCCGTCATATTATGGAAGTGCTCCCCCAAACCGGGCTCCTGCTTGACATCGGTTGCGGAACGGGACTTTTTGTTGAAAAATACATGATGGAAAGCGGTACGGCTGTGGGTATTGACATCAGCCGGGGAATGATTCTACAGGCGAGAAGGCGGTGCAAGGAGAGCGAGTTTGTTGTCGGGACCGGGGAGACTATCCCCTTTGCTGATGATACATTTGATGCGGTTGCAAGCCTGCTCGCGTTCAGTTACATGCGGAACCCGCAGGGTATGCTGGATGAGGTATTCCGGGTCCTAAAACCCGGGGGTACGGTTGCCATCTGCACTCTGGGAAAGAAACTGCTGACATACGGGGTTCCTGCAATTTACCAGATTGGTGAACGGATGCGGGTCAGCCACGTCGTTGTCAGGGACTTTGGCGAACACTATTACGATGAGGCAGATATGTTGGGGATGTTCTCAACCGCCGGGTTTGCCGGTATTCAGGCAAAGTGGTGTTCGTTTGCCCATATCGACCTTATCGACCCTCTTTTCACCCTTGCGCGGAAAGTGGAGCCTTTTGTTGAGCGGCGTCTTCCACAACTTGCATATAATATCTGCGTGCACGGCTCCAAACCCGAATAA
- a CDS encoding AIR synthase-related protein has product MDIEEFVRRRKGRGIHDSTIQQSLANHIIAIKNADPAYASAFAGAVIEEVKNTRGLNGDFFTFEAAGVNMGEFGVGSRGKGDFFAHRQIARIIGKTSASVGVDEMDDAGAVCANGKYIICTVDGMHSRLSDYPFLAGFHVTRATLRDTYVMGAHPVMLFSDIHVADDGDVAKIFDYTAGITTVGEAMDVPLVTGSTLRIGGDMVLGNRMTGCVGAVGVAEHLTARKAIQPGDVLLMSEGAGGGTVATAAIYSGYPEVVEYTINLNFLCACETLMKNPVFDKIHAMTDVTNGGLRGDVFEMAETAQCRIVIDEQATRGLVEPHVEEMLEALKIDYLGVSIDALLVAAPQDTAPEICRVVESAGVAMREVGFVETGTPESVLHIDGKDCDFSPRFRESAYTPVKKVVDTQVRDFEEMKEKVLRASESAIKKKQRVLSLLVQKTGHRNEKGSNNILINP; this is encoded by the coding sequence ATGGATATTGAAGAGTTCGTCCGCCGGAGAAAGGGCCGGGGTATCCACGATTCAACAATACAGCAATCACTTGCAAATCATATCATAGCAATAAAAAATGCCGATCCCGCGTATGCATCTGCTTTTGCCGGTGCGGTTATCGAGGAGGTGAAAAACACCCGGGGCCTCAACGGGGATTTTTTTACTTTTGAGGCTGCGGGAGTGAATATGGGGGAGTTTGGTGTGGGCTCAAGAGGGAAGGGGGATTTTTTTGCCCACCGCCAGATCGCCAGGATCATTGGTAAGACCTCTGCCTCTGTCGGAGTGGACGAGATGGACGATGCCGGTGCGGTCTGCGCCAATGGGAAATATATTATCTGCACGGTAGACGGCATGCATTCCCGGCTTTCCGATTACCCGTTCCTTGCCGGGTTTCATGTCACCCGTGCCACGCTCCGGGATACCTATGTCATGGGAGCCCACCCGGTCATGCTCTTTTCCGACATCCACGTGGCAGATGACGGCGACGTTGCAAAGATCTTTGATTATACCGCGGGCATCACAACTGTCGGTGAAGCGATGGATGTACCGCTTGTCACCGGGTCCACACTGCGGATCGGGGGTGACATGGTGCTTGGCAACCGCATGACCGGGTGTGTCGGGGCAGTCGGGGTAGCTGAACATCTCACGGCGCGCAAGGCAATTCAGCCCGGGGACGTCCTGCTCATGAGTGAAGGAGCCGGCGGAGGTACGGTTGCAACTGCGGCGATCTATTCCGGTTATCCTGAAGTTGTCGAATATACCATTAACCTGAATTTCCTCTGCGCCTGTGAAACCCTCATGAAAAACCCGGTGTTTGACAAAATTCATGCCATGACCGATGTTACCAATGGCGGCTTGCGCGGAGATGTTTTCGAAATGGCAGAAACCGCACAGTGCCGGATTGTAATTGATGAGCAGGCAACCCGCGGACTTGTTGAGCCCCATGTTGAAGAAATGCTAGAAGCATTGAAGATCGATTACCTCGGTGTCTCAATTGACGCCCTCCTTGTCGCCGCTCCGCAGGACACTGCGCCGGAGATCTGCCGTGTTGTGGAATCAGCAGGTGTTGCAATGAGAGAGGTTGGGTTTGTGGAGACGGGAACTCCTGAATCCGTCCTGCATATTGATGGAAAGGATTGTGATTTCTCCCCTAGGTTCAGGGAGTCTGCCTATACTCCTGTTAAAAAAGTGGTGGATACACAGGTACGGGACTTTGAGGAAATGAAGGAGAAAGTGCTCCGTGCTTCGGAATCAGCTATTAAGAAAAAGCAACGGGTCCTTTCGTTGCTTGTGCAAAAAACAGGACACAGGAACGAAAAAGGATCCAACAACATTCTGATAAATCCCTGA
- a CDS encoding tetratricopeptide repeat protein has translation MPPIPEHPPAAQTNKAVHDYYRKGLDLGRAGRHEKALAAFSDALAVDPGFALAYVGKGFALGKLGRYEEEIVSCDKAIEIDPSCVDAWNTKAFALGILGRFEEKVACCEQALRIDPKNALAWNNKGVALGMLGHFDEEIHCCDRALSIRPRYLSAMVNKGYALGRLKRYEEEIACYDRALKIYPYYLSAVLNRAVTLNQLKRYIEALVMLDQALEIDPDHPKALYQKGLALSALGRHGEAILFLRRALEFDSTIADAWVVLSNSCFMLGILDESARAFDQAYYIDVHGVREGFVKGMSLLKTGKFDDAIRSFSEVLGILLR, from the coding sequence ATGCCACCGATACCCGAACATCCACCTGCAGCTCAAACAAACAAGGCCGTACATGATTACTATCGCAAAGGACTTGACCTTGGCAGAGCAGGGCGTCACGAAAAGGCACTTGCCGCATTTTCTGACGCACTGGCAGTCGATCCTGGGTTTGCCCTTGCATATGTCGGGAAAGGGTTTGCATTAGGAAAACTCGGCCGGTATGAGGAAGAAATTGTCTCCTGCGACAAGGCTATTGAAATCGATCCTTCATGCGTTGATGCCTGGAACACAAAAGCATTCGCGCTGGGGATACTCGGACGGTTTGAAGAGAAAGTGGCGTGCTGTGAACAGGCATTGCGCATTGATCCAAAAAATGCCCTTGCATGGAACAACAAGGGAGTCGCCCTTGGGATGCTCGGGCACTTTGATGAGGAGATCCACTGCTGTGATCGGGCGCTCTCCATACGTCCACGATACCTTTCAGCAATGGTGAACAAAGGTTATGCATTGGGCAGGCTGAAACGCTATGAAGAGGAGATCGCCTGTTATGACCGTGCTTTAAAAATTTATCCGTATTACTTATCTGCTGTTCTCAACCGTGCGGTGACGCTCAACCAACTGAAGCGCTATATTGAAGCGCTTGTGATGCTTGATCAGGCACTCGAGATCGACCCCGATCACCCAAAGGCACTCTATCAGAAAGGGCTCGCTCTTTCCGCACTAGGGAGGCATGGCGAGGCTATTTTGTTCCTCAGGCGCGCCCTTGAATTCGACTCCACCATTGCTGACGCATGGGTGGTGCTCTCAAACTCCTGCTTTATGCTGGGAATACTGGACGAATCTGCCCGTGCTTTTGACCAGGCATACTATATCGATGTCCACGGGGTCAGGGAAGGGTTTGTAAAGGGGATGTCACTTTTAAAAACCGGGAAATTTGATGATGCGATCCGGTCCTTTTCTGAAGTGCTGGGTATCCTGCTGAGGTAA
- a CDS encoding type IV pilin produces the protein MVAITIVLALLVLLLFHLPPLDYNMNPVPAIFTITNIFHNDEITGVMNYDSRMILLHTGIITYNNGDLKANVFRNGQPVSCVIETLNGNDFISTVHLGVQWIGGAGCSGATWAPGEMTAIDFTDGTFHPGDTIQIDIIDNITDQIISRHVYRAA, from the coding sequence ATGGTGGCAATCACCATCGTTCTTGCACTTCTCGTACTCCTCCTTTTCCATCTGCCTCCGCTTGATTATAACATGAACCCGGTACCGGCGATCTTCACGATTACAAATATATTCCACAATGACGAGATCACCGGAGTTATGAATTACGACAGCCGTATGATCCTCCTGCACACTGGTATAATCACCTACAATAACGGAGACCTGAAAGCGAATGTTTTCAGAAACGGACAGCCGGTCAGCTGTGTCATCGAAACATTGAACGGTAATGACTTCATCAGCACGGTTCATCTCGGGGTCCAGTGGATTGGAGGGGCCGGGTGCAGCGGGGCGACATGGGCACCGGGCGAAATGACTGCGATCGATTTCACGGATGGCACATTTCATCCCGGCGATACTATTCAGATCGACATCATTGACAATATCACGGATCAGATCATATCACGGCATGTATATCGTGCTGCCTGA
- a CDS encoding rubredoxin gives MKPPRRVCLECHYIYDPAKGDKTQDIPPGIPFESLPDTWRCPECKILKVKKGVFRCLDE, from the coding sequence ATGAAACCTCCCCGCCGGGTCTGCCTTGAATGCCATTATATTTACGATCCTGCAAAAGGAGACAAGACACAGGATATCCCGCCCGGTATTCCTTTTGAATCTCTCCCGGATACGTGGCGCTGCCCTGAATGCAAGATCCTGAAAGTAAAAAAGGGCGTATTCAGATGCCTCGACGAATAA
- a CDS encoding DUF99 family protein — translation MHIPKKGLRALGIAESFTGRERSVLAGVVMRKDLRIDGFVFGEVTVGGMDATDTIIGMVQNLERRDINVIMLSGCVIAWFNIIDPHVVSDITGIPVIGVTYEASDGLLGDIQFHFPGDMTRIDAYTRLGDRAPHVLCATRQTIFIRAWGISLPDAVRLCDDFTLEGKIPEPLRIARLCARGVIKNLD, via the coding sequence ATGCACATCCCGAAGAAGGGCTTGCGGGCGCTCGGTATAGCGGAGAGTTTCACCGGGAGGGAGCGGTCAGTGCTTGCAGGGGTGGTGATGAGAAAAGACCTTCGCATCGATGGTTTTGTATTTGGGGAGGTAACGGTGGGCGGGATGGATGCCACCGATACCATAATCGGGATGGTACAGAACCTGGAGCGACGTGATATCAATGTTATCATGCTGTCTGGTTGTGTGATCGCATGGTTCAATATCATCGATCCCCATGTTGTGTCCGACATAACGGGAATTCCGGTCATTGGAGTTACCTACGAGGCATCGGACGGTCTTCTTGGAGATATCCAGTTCCATTTTCCCGGTGATATGACCCGGATTGACGCCTACACACGATTAGGTGACCGGGCCCCGCATGTCCTGTGCGCCACCAGGCAGACCATCTTTATTCGTGCATGGGGGATAAGTCTTCCTGATGCCGTGCGGTTGTGTGATGATTTTACGCTGGAAGGAAAGATCCCGGAACCACTGCGGATAGCCCGGTTGTGTGCCCGCGGTGTTATAAAGAATCTTGATTGA
- the aglJ gene encoding S-layer glycoprotein N-glycosyltransferase AglJ, with amino-acid sequence MKFSKDEVCILIPTLNEGPTIGNVVREFKAQGYNNILVMDGRSTDNTVKSAREAGANVRTQSGTGKGNAIIEAFEVIEQQYILMLDGDGTYSAKDAEKMLTPLFLGFDQVIGDRLINAEEGSFSRLNLFGNHMLNLLFKVAHSRDLHDILSGYRAFTKLAIQQMNLKERGFEIETEISVEAVRNGQRIMVVPIKYLRRPGTGTKLSPFHDGIKIVSTIYRLARVNNPMFYFGMMGAFTSLLGMLTGIYVVLEWFRHIEHIPLTILTVLLIVVGIEIFMFGMISDMVLVFHREIIREIQLLQPPKQQK; translated from the coding sequence ATGAAATTTTCCAAAGATGAAGTCTGTATCCTGATCCCTACGTTAAATGAAGGACCGACAATCGGCAATGTGGTCCGGGAATTCAAGGCTCAAGGGTATAACAACATCCTTGTAATGGATGGCAGGAGCACGGATAATACGGTCAAAAGTGCGCGTGAAGCCGGGGCCAACGTCCGCACCCAGTCAGGGACAGGTAAAGGGAATGCCATCATCGAGGCATTCGAGGTCATTGAGCAACAATACATCCTGATGCTTGACGGTGACGGGACATATTCTGCAAAGGATGCCGAAAAGATGCTGACCCCGCTCTTTTTAGGGTTTGACCAGGTTATCGGAGACCGGCTCATCAATGCCGAGGAAGGATCTTTCTCAAGACTGAACCTTTTTGGCAATCATATGCTCAACCTCCTCTTCAAGGTCGCGCACAGCCGCGATCTGCATGATATCCTTTCAGGGTATCGCGCATTCACCAAACTTGCCATCCAGCAGATGAACTTAAAAGAGCGCGGGTTTGAAATTGAGACCGAGATCTCCGTGGAAGCCGTGCGCAATGGTCAGCGGATCATGGTCGTTCCGATTAAGTACCTCCGCCGCCCGGGCACGGGGACCAAACTCTCCCCGTTCCATGACGGGATCAAGATCGTAAGCACCATATACCGGCTCGCACGGGTGAACAACCCGATGTTTTATTTCGGCATGATGGGTGCGTTCACGAGCCTTCTCGGAATGCTCACGGGAATCTATGTCGTTTTGGAATGGTTCCGCCATATTGAACATATTCCCCTCACAATCCTCACGGTTTTGCTCATTGTTGTTGGTATCGAGATTTTCATGTTCGGTATGATCTCGGATATGGTGCTTGTCTTTCACCGGGAGATCATACGGGAGATACAGCTGCTGCAGCCCCCAAAACAGCAAAAATAA
- a CDS encoding aldolase has product MHNPDFERIGKRLFAEHLVGGNFGNMSVRDGDNGFFIMQSGAYLDNPGELVFVPMEGTAPKEASSEYRVHRAVYITNSCMAIIHAHPSFAVALSLVIDEVIPQDSEGEMFCPVIPVVQGVPGTDVLAAKVAEGLTRAPVVIARGHGTFAAGKTLDEAYMLTYLAEHSCRIVALIGQFKK; this is encoded by the coding sequence ATGCACAATCCGGACTTTGAACGGATAGGAAAACGGCTCTTTGCTGAACACCTTGTCGGAGGCAATTTTGGGAACATGAGCGTCCGCGATGGTGATAATGGATTTTTCATTATGCAATCCGGTGCCTATCTCGATAACCCGGGCGAACTGGTATTTGTGCCTATGGAAGGCACTGCGCCAAAAGAAGCATCCAGTGAGTACCGGGTGCACCGGGCTGTGTATATAACCAACTCCTGCATGGCGATTATACATGCTCACCCTTCTTTTGCAGTGGCACTATCGCTTGTCATTGATGAAGTCATACCCCAGGACAGCGAGGGTGAGATGTTCTGCCCGGTAATACCGGTTGTCCAGGGGGTTCCGGGCACAGATGTTCTTGCTGCTAAAGTTGCAGAAGGGCTCACCCGCGCTCCAGTCGTAATTGCCCGGGGGCACGGGACATTTGCCGCTGGAAAAACACTTGATGAAGCATACATGTTAACGTATCTTGCCGAGCATTCGTGCCGTATTGTGGCTCTCATCGGGCAGTTCAAGAAGTAA